The region GGCGATTGACCCCTACAGCGGTGAGATCAAGGGCAATGACATCGCCAGCCAGACGCGTCAGGTATTGAAAAACGTCGGCGACCTGCTGAGCGAAGCACAAATGACCTTCGATAACGTGGTGCGCGTGACGATCTATCTCACCGACCTCAGCACCTTCAGTGAGATGAACGCGGCTTACAGCGAGTTCTTCCAGTTCCCGTTCCCGG is a window of Pantoea rwandensis DNA encoding:
- a CDS encoding RidA family protein, encoding MKTAIAYPGMNASDRPMGPAPLSAAVLHEPMLFISGQVAIDPYSGEIKGNDIASQTRQVLKNVGDLLSEAQMTFDNVVRVTIYLTDLSTFSEMNAAYSEFFQFPFPARATVGIQLNHPDLLVEMEVTAMR